A single region of the Latilactobacillus curvatus JCM 1096 = DSM 20019 genome encodes:
- a CDS encoding metal ABC transporter ATP-binding protein, with the protein MTELVNAQHLGLAFSNRQVLKDLSFTIERGSMTSLIGPNGVGKTTLVRLLIGNLQPTEGQLVFNPDKQKLNIGYVPQFRNLEAEYPLSIRSFVSLNQLDSHLPWKSRKERQALDQILEQTHLTALQKTTVGNASGGEKQKAYLAQALISKPDLLILDESTASLDIETKEEVMALVAELNREHGLTVIFVTHDLELARKYTDQYLFLKRGQYEAGPMSQLDPNLELD; encoded by the coding sequence ATGACAGAATTAGTGAATGCACAACATTTAGGGCTTGCCTTTAGTAATCGACAAGTACTAAAAGATCTCAGTTTTACGATCGAACGTGGTAGCATGACGAGTTTAATCGGTCCAAACGGGGTTGGTAAAACAACTTTGGTGCGCCTATTAATCGGTAATTTACAACCGACAGAAGGACAACTCGTTTTTAACCCGGATAAGCAAAAGCTAAACATCGGTTATGTGCCACAGTTTAGAAATTTAGAAGCTGAATATCCGTTGTCCATTCGTAGTTTTGTGAGTTTGAATCAACTTGATAGCCACTTACCGTGGAAATCGCGCAAAGAACGCCAAGCGCTTGATCAAATTTTAGAACAGACCCATCTAACCGCGTTGCAAAAGACGACCGTGGGGAATGCTTCTGGTGGTGAAAAGCAAAAGGCGTATTTAGCCCAAGCATTAATCAGTAAACCAGACTTGTTGATTTTAGACGAATCGACAGCGAGTTTGGATATTGAAACTAAAGAAGAAGTGATGGCCTTGGTTGCAGAGTTGAACCGGGAACATGGTTTGACGGTTATTTTTGTGACCCACGATTTAGAATTGGCCCGGAAATACACGGATCAATACCTATTTTTAAAACGAGGTCAATATGAAGCCGGACCAATGAGTCAGTTGGATCCCAATTTGGAATTAGATTAA